The Streptomyces sp. ICC1 DNA window CTCCACGGTTTTCACGCTGATGTCGAGGTGCGCGGCAATTCCCTGGTTGGTGTTTCCGTCGGCGACCAGATCGGCTATTTCCAGCTCTCGGCGGCTGAGTTCCGAGAGCCTGCCCTCGACCTGGTCGGCAAGTTGATATCCGGACACCCGCTGCCGAATTCCGGCCATGCCGGGTTCCGCTGCCGCCTCGGGTTCGCGCGCCGGTACGGGGGCTCCGCCCCGGCGTGCGGCCTCGGCCGCGAGAGCGGCGGCGGCGGCCGCCCCGGCGCGGTCCCCGGCCGCCAGGCGGGCCCGGGCCAGGCCCGTGGCCAGCTGTCCCAGCAGGAACGCCTGCCCGTGGTGCAGGGCCAGGCGGACACCGCGCTCGGCGTGCCGCAGGGCCGCGGGGTCGCCCAGCGCGGACTCGGCGGAGCCCAGCCAGCGCAGCGCCTCCAACACGGGGGCGCACCCGTCGTCGTCGAGGGAGTCCAGGAGCAGGGCGGCCCCGCGGGCGCTGCGGGCGGCGCCCGGCAGGTCGCCGGCCGCGGCCTGTACGGCGGCCAGCCGGGCCAGGGCGTGCGCGTGGCCGGGATCCTGCGGCGGGCCCGCCTCGCGCAGGGCGCCGCGGGCGGCCTCCAGCGCGCAGTCCCAGCCGGAGCCGCCCGTCGCCGGGCCGGTCGCCGGGCCGGTCTCGGGATCGTTCCGGAGGCCGGCCTCCAGGGCCAGCGCGGCCCGCTCGCCCAGCAGTTCCCCGCCCTGGGCCCGGGCGGCCCCGGATCCGGCCGCGGGCCCGGAGCCGGAGCCGGAGCCGGAGCCGGAGCCGGCCGAGTCGAGCAGCGCGCCGGCCCGGGCGCCCCGGCCGAGCAGCCGCAGCGCCCGGACCTGCCAGAGCAGGGCGTCGTGGCGTCCGTCCGGTGCCCAGAGCACGTGGACGCGCGGCCACAGCCCGGCGTATCCGCGCAGCGCCTCCTCCGGCTCGCCGGCCACCACCAGGGCCTTCTGCAGCAGCAGATGGGACTCCAGCGGGGCCTGCGGGTACGCCGTCACCCGGCGCAGCGCCCGTACGGACCGGGCGGGCTGGCGGAACAGCCCTTCCCGTGCGGCCAGGTTCAGCTCGCGCACGTCCGCCGCGCTGAGCGGATCGGTGTCCTCCAGGTGCGCGGCCAGCGCGAACCGGGCCGCCGGGGAGCGGTCGGAGCGCAGCGCGAGGACGGCCCGGTGCCGGGCCGCGCCGCGCCAGCCCGCGCCGGAGGCGTGGTAGAGCAGGGCCCGCAGGACGGGGCGGGTGAAGCGGAAGCGCAGTGCGGAGCCGTCCGGGGCGACCAGCCCTTCGGCGTGCAGCTCGTCCAGGCCGCGCCGCACCTCCTCCTCGGGCAGCGGGGCGGTCGCGGCGACCTGGCCCGGGGTGAAGGGGGAGCCCACGACGGCCGCCGCGCAGGCGGTGCGCCAGCCCAGCGAGGACAGGGAGTGCAGCTCCACCGGACCGTGCTGGAGCAGGGGCGGTACGCCGAGGGACAGTTCGGGGACGGCGCGCGGCCCGGTGGCGGGATCGTGGGCCAGGGCCCGCAGCAGCCCGGGCACGCCCGCGCCGTCGCGCAGCGCCTGCGCTTCGGTGACCGGGTCCAGGCCGGCCGGGAGCAGGGTGCGCGCCCGGTCGTCGGCGAGCGGGGCCAGCGCGATGTGGCGGACCCGGGAGCTGTCGTGGGAGACGGCGGACAGGTGCCGGGCGGTGGCGCCGGTGCGGTGGGCGAACACCGTCAGGACCGGCGCCCGCGGCGGGTGGTGGACCAGGTGGGTCAGGAAGTCGAGGGTCTCGGGGCTCGCGCGGTGGACGTCGTCCAGGGCCAGCAGCAGGCCGCCGTCGCCCGCCAGTATCTCGATCAGGGCCCGCAGGGCGCGGACGGCGCCGTAGGCGTCCGGCGGCGCGGGGGCCGCGGGCGGGGCGCCGGGCGCGGTGGCGAGCGAGGGGAAGTATGCGGCCAGGCACCGGGTGTGGGCGGTGCCCAGCGCGGCGGTCAGGGAGGCGCCGGCGTGGCCGAGGTGCTCGTCGAGGGCGTCGACGAGCACCTCGAAGGGGCGGGCGGGGCCCGGGCGCGGCACGCTGCCGAAGGCGACGGTCCAGCCCTCCTGTCGTGCCGATTGCGACAGCCGGCGCATCAGGTGGGTCTTGCCCGACCACGCCTCCCCCGTGATGCGAGTGACTTGAGGGGACTCCCGTGCCAGGAGCAGCGTGCGCCGCAGCAGGGCGAGTTCTTCCGCCCGTACCGGCGTCAGCGGTTCCTTGCGCATGGCGGGTCTCCTCGGGTGCGCGTTCTCATTTCCGGAGAACGGGTGTACGTATTCGGCTGTAAATGCTGTCGGGGTGTCTTGTTTTACTGTCAGGGTTTTCCCTGACAAGCGGCCTCCGACGGAGAGGACCGAAACTCGACGTTTGAATAACGGCAGGAGATGAATGAAGTTAGCCGGATCGGTGCGGCCGGTGTGGTGAATAGCTCGGTCCGGTACGGAAAACGACCGGAACCAGGCAGCGGGAGCATTCCGCTCTCGGCCGGCCCGGCCCGGACCGCACGGCCGCCTCGGTCGCGTCGAGCGCGACGCCGTCGCGGGCGCGCCGGAGCGCGCGGCGCATCGAGTTGTCGGTCGGAGCGTCACTCGGAGTGGTCATGGGCCGAGC harbors:
- a CDS encoding helix-turn-helix transcriptional regulator; its protein translation is MRKEPLTPVRAEELALLRRTLLLARESPQVTRITGEAWSGKTHLMRRLSQSARQEGWTVAFGSVPRPGPARPFEVLVDALDEHLGHAGASLTAALGTAHTRCLAAYFPSLATAPGAPPAAPAPPDAYGAVRALRALIEILAGDGGLLLALDDVHRASPETLDFLTHLVHHPPRAPVLTVFAHRTGATARHLSAVSHDSSRVRHIALAPLADDRARTLLPAGLDPVTEAQALRDGAGVPGLLRALAHDPATGPRAVPELSLGVPPLLQHGPVELHSLSSLGWRTACAAAVVGSPFTPGQVAATAPLPEEEVRRGLDELHAEGLVAPDGSALRFRFTRPVLRALLYHASGAGWRGAARHRAVLALRSDRSPAARFALAAHLEDTDPLSAADVRELNLAAREGLFRQPARSVRALRRVTAYPQAPLESHLLLQKALVVAGEPEEALRGYAGLWPRVHVLWAPDGRHDALLWQVRALRLLGRGARAGALLDSAGSGSGSGSGSGPAAGSGAARAQGGELLGERAALALEAGLRNDPETGPATGPATGGSGWDCALEAARGALREAGPPQDPGHAHALARLAAVQAAAGDLPGAARSARGAALLLDSLDDDGCAPVLEALRWLGSAESALGDPAALRHAERGVRLALHHGQAFLLGQLATGLARARLAAGDRAGAAAAAALAAEAARRGGAPVPAREPEAAAEPGMAGIRQRVSGYQLADQVEGRLSELSRRELEIADLVADGNTNQGIAAHLDISVKTVETYMSRIFKKLGVNSRSQVARTIGRNDGH